Within Candidatus Glassbacteria bacterium, the genomic segment AGCAGCAGCACGGCTCTTGAACTCAAGTCCCTGCATCTCGTTAACTTTATAGAAGGAAGCTTGCTCCGCTTTTAATGACGGATTTGTTGAGCCGGTTTGCCGATTTTAACCGATCGAGTTCTGCCTGTAATCGACTGCAGCCCCCGCGCGAGTTCCGGGACCTCTCGTCCCGGCCTTGCCAGTCGCCACGGCAGGGGGGGGGGTAGAGTTGTTGATTCATGTCGAGGATATTATTCCCGGAATGCTGCTCGAGAGCGCTATCTCTCTTAAAGCAGGCAGTTACCTGCTTACACCGCAGGAAATTCCGGACGGCCTCGATGAGAAGGTTATCGAGTCGATCCACCGTTTTTCCAGCCAGTTTTCACCCCTGCCTCATTTCGTGAACATAGTTGAAGACGACCGGACGCTGGTCAAGCTTCACGAGATCCTCACCGCCGATATCGGCAGGGTTGCCGACACGATCAGGGCCGGCGGCGACTTTCCGAACTTCCTCTCCGACGCGGACTTGGGCGAAAAGGTTGGACGGGTTCTGGAGAAGGTGCTGTCCAACCCCGATATAATCCGCGAAGTCTATCAGTTCAAGAACGCTTCCCGCGAAGGGGCGGACAGCAAATCAGCCTTTCTCGATCACACTTTCAGGGTCACTTTACTTTCTGTTGCCCTGGGAGTCAGGCTGCACATGTCGGTTATCGCCCTGATCAACCTGGTTGCCGCCTCGCTGATGCACGATATCGGAATCCTGCAAACTGAAATCTATCCCCGGATGGGTGAGCTCGACGAACTCAATGACAGACAGGTCCAGGAGTGGGTCGACGAGCACGCCAGACTTTCCGCCGAAGCGTTCGGGAAGGCTCAGATGACAATGCTGCCGCAGACAAAAGCCGATATCCGTCGCGCTATCGAGCACCACCACCGTATCGACCTGGCCACCGAAAAAAAACGCTCGCTGGCGGCTGTCCTGCATTTAGCCGACCTGGTGGACGAGATGATCGGTCCGATGCCTCATCAGCTGCGGTATAATTTCAACCCGGTGCAGTTGCGTGAGATCGGCCGCAAGATGGCGCAGCGCGCGGGGATCAACCGTGTGACTCTGGCCCTGGTGAAACTCTATCGCAAGGTCCCGCCCGCTTGGCCGATGGTCCTGGAGCTGGCGGAACTGTTCGGCCTGCAGGAACTGACTATCGAGAACTACGAGCAGAAACTCAAGGAAATCTTCGACATATGCCCCTACGGAATGCAGCGCCCGTATCCGCAGCTCGGCGGCAGTCAGGTCCCGCGGATGGTCT encodes:
- a CDS encoding HD domain-containing protein — its product is MLIHVEDIIPGMLLESAISLKAGSYLLTPQEIPDGLDEKVIESIHRFSSQFSPLPHFVNIVEDDRTLVKLHEILTADIGRVADTIRAGGDFPNFLSDADLGEKVGRVLEKVLSNPDIIREVYQFKNASREGADSKSAFLDHTFRVTLLSVALGVRLHMSVIALINLVAASLMHDIGILQTEIYPRMGELDELNDRQVQEWVDEHARLSAEAFGKAQMTMLPQTKADIRRAIEHHHRIDLATEKKRSLAAVLHLADLVDEMIGPMPHQLRYNFNPVQLREIGRKMAQRAGINRVTLALVKLYRKVPPAWPMVLELAELFGLQELTIENYEQKLKEIFDICPYGMQRPYPQLGGSQVPRMVYCKDREKEHDCEHYGRAQVAIQTPSGKMVQYYKCGTMTNALVELNKEIRPTVE